One Aegilops tauschii subsp. strangulata cultivar AL8/78 chromosome 2, Aet v6.0, whole genome shotgun sequence genomic window, GGGGAGAGCCTTTACCTGCTCCGCCATGGCTGCGAGGTGGGCTTCGAGGGGctcggaggcggcggcggcggcggcggctcggcgcgGGGATGCGGGAGCAAGGCTCTGAGAGGAGTTGGCGGCGGGGCGCAAACCCTAAGGGTGAGTGCATTCTTATAGCACTGGGCGACGCTGCGGGAATGTGCAGCCCTTCCGTTCCGGGCCTCTCCACCCGTCTCCTCGGGCCGGCCCGTCACCGAGGCCCATGGGAGGCGGTGGGGCCCGCCTCGGGGTTCTGGGTAGATCAGGCCGTTGATGGTGTGTTAACCGCGGGGTTACGCCTGGGCCGTCCGATCTTAATGCTCGCTCCGACCGTCCTCCGTGCTGCGGACATAAAccagagatagagagagagagatccccTCGCCGTGGTCTCTCTTCCCTTCCTTCCCCCACCTCCCTTCCCCCTCAGGTCACCGGCGCGGCGAGGCGGCCGCCGCTGCTGcctccccccctcttcctccctcTCCGCGCGCTAGGGTCTGGTGGAGCGGATTCTTCCCGGAGTCGATCGAACTGATTCGTTCGGTAATCTCCCAAACCTGCGCTGGTTTTTGCGGATTCCTCGATCCGTCCCGTGCttgcggcggccggcggcgtggGCCGACGCACCGGGCCGCTCGCGCGGCTGCGTGCGATCCGTGTGTAATGGCGACTCGATTGGTTGCGGTTGCTGTCTTTTCTGTCTTGAGAAATTAGTGACGGTGCTCCGCCGCTTTTGTGCAGTAATGGCGAACCTGCAGTCTTCCGCCTCCGAGCCCTCCTCCTTCGCAGGGGcctcgccgccgtctccctcctcaATCGGTGGAGGCGCCGGCGGCGCTGCCTCGGCGGCGCAGGAGCCCAGGAAGATGGCGTCGGCGGAGCAGCTGGTGCTCGACCTCTGCGACCGCGAGCTGCGCGAGAACGCCCTCCTCGAGCTATCCAAGGTCCGTCGCGTGCTCTTCCAGTTCTAGGGTTCTAGCGCCTCGTCACGAGGACGGGTTTTGCGATTCGTGGTCTCTAGGACTTACCATGAAGTGAGCGATTGAAGCTTAATTTTGGGTTGCCATGAACTGAACAATTGCATACTGCGTGTTCTTCAGTCATTAGCATGCTATATAAGGTGTTTCGTAAGGCCAAAGTAAATCAATAACCAATTCGTTTCAGAAACGAGAGATATTTCAAGACCTGGCCCCGCTTCTCTGGCACTCTTTTGGCACAATTGCGGCACTGCTTCAGGTATGCGTAATTCGTCTATCTTCTATGTTTATGGTTTGCATGCTTCAAATTACATAAAAGAACTGGGAGCTATGTACCTTATGCTGTGTTTATATTGTCGAACTGTGAAAGCAGTCACTATTCTATTAGTGTTTTCAAGTCGGCACTTGCTGTTTTCGATGCAACTTGTCAAAGTTTGACCCTGCCTTGCTCACTTGGTGTATTTGACAACTTGGAAACAAACTCAGGAAATTGTGTCGATCTACCCTGCACTTTCACCCCCAGTTTTGTCGGCAGGTGCATCAAACCGAGTCTGCAACGCACTTGCACTTCTTCAGGTACAGCTCCAAATAAAAAGTGGGGTGATTACATTCACAAAATTGCTTGAAGGTACCCATGTTATTACATTTATTATTGCGTATCTTTATTGTCTAATTTTGTGTGTTTGTATTACAATAATTGCAGTGTGTTGCATCGCACCCTGATACCAGAATCCCTTTCTTACATGGTAACGAATTCAGCCATTTGCATTGTATCTCACATATCCTGATTCCTAGTAGCTTGATATGACAAAAGAGCCATTCGGCTTTTGGTATTGTTGTTGTTAGCGATTCATTTTCTTCTCTCTGTCCTCCATTTGTTCATTTCAGCTCATGTGCCCCTGTTCTTGTACCCGTTCCTGAATACATTCAGCAAGACAAGGCCTTTTGAGTACTTGCGGCTTACCAGCTTGGGTGTCATTGGTGCTCTTGTTAAGGTAATTTTTTGTACAATTTTACATGAACTAACAAATTTTGTATGATGCATCCAACTCTGCAATGTTATATATTAAACATGATCCTTTCACTAATTCTACAACCAATGAAGCTTCATGTTGTTTTCATTCCAATACCCTGGCATGAACGATGAATCTAATAAGGTCACAAGGGA contains:
- the LOC109782914 gene encoding uncharacterized protein, with product MANLQSSASEPSSFAGASPPSPSSIGGGAGGAASAAQEPRKMASAEQLVLDLCDRELRENALLELSKKREIFQDLAPLLWHSFGTIAALLQEIVSIYPALSPPVLSAGASNRVCNALALLQCVASHPDTRIPFLHAHVPLFLYPFLNTFSKTRPFEYLRLTSLGVIGALVKVDDTEVIGFLLQTEIIPLCLRTMEMGSELSKTVATFIVQKILLDDIGLRYVCATPERFYAVGSVLGNMVISLADQPSTRLLKHIIRCYLRLSDNPRACVALHNCLPDMLKDGTFNISLRDDPATRRWLQQLLHNVTVGGMGGPGMGVPPQPGLDHMMGI